The following are from one region of the Candidatus Paceibacterota bacterium genome:
- a CDS encoding penicillin-binding transpeptidase domain-containing protein, with protein MKDYKVKTQFKEILEPEEILLDTKERKNKEKGKLELPIQNGVFFVVFSVFILLFLLLLFRTVYFVSAKGEEMSEAAVENYLRKVYTEAPRGIIYSKDKKVLVKNAKDEEAKSTEKKKEKKYYRNYIDSFYFSFILGYEREATEEDLKGDTDYYEPGDWVGKDGVEKEYEKYLRGKKGVREKVVNAKGKIVSDKVKKEPEIGDSLVLNIDAGLQKKIYRELKRKSSGNDAVGIALNPQNGAVLALVSIPSNDNNVFSKKSLSASYLRNLQKRGSIYNINKAISGRFPSGSIIKPLIASAALEEEVVSSQTTINCTGEVIIPNPWYPEKPTIKKDNKTHGLTDLEKAIAESCNVFFFTVGGGYQDIKGLGMSKIKKYLDLFYIEDELGIDLPGEIAGFVPSKDWFEKKMKKQMRRNWSISDVYDASIGQGFFSSPPLHMAVALSAIANGGKIYQPQVADKIETSKGKVLKDIKPKILQKDFISKENIKIVKDAMKSCVTSSSGSCRQLNSLPVSSAGKTGTAESDRGDLTHAWFVSFAPYEKPEIFLLIFVEYGGGGSDVAEPIAREVLEWYFKDKK; from the coding sequence ATGAAGGACTACAAAGTAAAAACACAATTTAAAGAAATCCTAGAGCCAGAAGAGATATTACTCGATACCAAAGAAAGAAAAAATAAAGAAAAAGGTAAACTAGAGTTGCCGATACAAAATGGCGTTTTTTTTGTTGTTTTTTCTGTTTTTATATTGCTATTTTTATTATTACTTTTTAGGACCGTTTATTTTGTATCTGCAAAAGGAGAAGAGATGAGCGAGGCGGCAGTGGAAAATTATTTAAGGAAAGTTTACACAGAAGCACCAAGGGGCATTATATATTCTAAAGACAAAAAAGTGCTTGTTAAGAATGCTAAAGATGAAGAGGCAAAAAGTACAGAAAAAAAGAAAGAAAAAAAATATTATAGAAATTATATAGATAGTTTTTATTTCTCTTTTATTCTTGGTTATGAGAGAGAAGCAACAGAAGAAGATCTAAAAGGAGATACTGATTATTATGAACCAGGTGATTGGGTTGGGAAAGATGGAGTTGAAAAAGAGTATGAAAAATATCTACGGGGCAAAAAAGGCGTTAGAGAAAAAGTGGTGAACGCCAAAGGGAAAATTGTCTCAGACAAGGTCAAAAAAGAGCCAGAGATAGGGGATAGTCTTGTTTTAAACATAGATGCTGGACTTCAGAAAAAAATTTACAGAGAATTAAAGAGAAAATCTTCTGGCAATGATGCTGTAGGTATTGCCCTAAATCCTCAAAATGGAGCGGTTCTCGCGCTTGTTTCAATACCTTCAAATGACAATAATGTATTTTCAAAAAAATCATTATCCGCAAGTTATCTTCGCAATCTTCAAAAGAGGGGGAGTATTTATAATATAAATAAAGCCATAAGCGGAAGATTTCCTTCGGGCTCAATTATAAAACCATTAATTGCTTCCGCCGCCTTAGAGGAAGAAGTTGTATCTTCTCAGACAACAATTAACTGTACTGGCGAAGTTATAATTCCAAACCCTTGGTATCCAGAAAAACCCACAATAAAAAAAGACAACAAAACTCATGGTTTGACGGATTTAGAAAAAGCCATTGCAGAATCTTGTAATGTTTTTTTCTTCACAGTTGGAGGAGGTTATCAAGATATTAAGGGGCTTGGAATGTCAAAGATTAAAAAATATTTAGATTTATTTTATATAGAAGACGAATTGGGGATTGATTTACCGGGTGAAATTGCTGGGTTTGTGCCTTCTAAAGATTGGTTTGAAAAAAAAATGAAAAAACAAATGCGCAGGAATTGGTCAATTTCTGATGTTTATGACGCTTCAATTGGCCAGGGATTTTTTTCCTCCCCTCCGCTTCATATGGCAGTTGCACTATCTGCAATTGCAAATGGTGGTAAAATTTATCAACCCCAAGTTGCAGATAAAATTGAAACTTCCAAAGGAAAAGTTTTAAAAGACATAAAGCCAAAAATTTTACAAAAAGACTTTATAAGTAAAGAAAATATCAAAATAGTGAAAGATGCAATGAAGTCTTGTGTTACCTCTTCTTCCGGTTCTTGCCGTCAGTTAAATTCTCTACCAGTATCTTCGGCTGGCAAAACGGGTACTGCAGAATCAGATAGGGGAGACTTAACGCATGCTTGGTTTGTGTCTTTTGCTCCATATGAAAAACCTGAAATTTTCCTTTTAATTTTTGTTGAATACGGCGGCGGAGGCTCTGATGTTGCAGAACCTATCGCGAGAGAGGTTTTGGAATGGTATTTTAAAGATAAGAAATAA